In Lentilactobacillus sp. SPB1-3, the sequence CTTGTCATATGATTTAACAACTAAACCATCACGGCCAACGTGAATATCTTGAATAACGCTCCAATCAATCTCGTCACTTGGATTCAAATAAACGTCCGTTAGATGCTTAGTCATTGGTTTACCATGCACATCAACAGCTACATCGCCCTCTTGGTCAATCATTGGAACCTCAACGCTCTTATAATTGATAACTTGATCTAGAGATGTGAAAGCTTGCTTAACATATTCTTTTAGAATGTCATTGGCATCTAAAAACAAATCCTGTTGTTGCTGTTTTTTAAGAGATTCAATTTCTTCTCGGACCTTAACATTCCTTAACATCTTGCTACCTAGAGCTTCGGCTGCTTTTCGTTTAACGTCATAAGCTTTTTGATATGCCCACGTAGCGTTAAACCTTTGTAGATAGTACAAACAGAACAACTTTTGTTTGTCGTTTAAGTCTGAATCATGTAATTGTGCAACAGCATTTTGTGTTGCAACAGTGTTGCGTTGCGTTGCAACATCGTTGCTTTTTAATTCATTGGAAGTGCCTCGTTGCCACTTATCACGGTTTTTACGTGAACGCAACGTGCCTGGCTTTATGTCATATTTCTTAGCAAGATCAGACAAGGTAATATCGGTTACCTCGTATTCAGCTCGTACCTTGTCCCAGTCCATATCACATAACTCACCTCCCTAATCAATTATTGTTTATGCCATACAGGCACTTCATCATGTTTCGCACCGTTATCGAAATGAACATCTGGTTCAGCTTGTTCAATTGGTTCATTAATCA encodes:
- a CDS encoding terminase small subunit, with amino-acid sequence MDWDKVRAEYEVTDITLSDLAKKYDIKPGTLRSRKNRDKWQRGTSNELKSNDVATQRNTVATQNAVAQLHDSDLNDKQKLFCLYYLQRFNATWAYQKAYDVKRKAAEALGSKMLRNVKVREEIESLKKQQQQDLFLDANDILKEYVKQAFTSLDQVINYKSVEVPMIDQEGDVAVDVHGKPMTKHLTDVYLNPSDEIDWSVIQDIHVGRDGLVVKSYDKQKAMKELLERLPEPTNENEANDGFIQAIKEAAKQLEGDKDK